One stretch of Alcaligenes aquatilis DNA includes these proteins:
- the sdhC gene encoding succinate dehydrogenase, cytochrome b556 subunit, giving the protein MSDTAPKQRPQYRNVSLPQILSYRMPLAAKSSILHRVSGALLFLCLPLVLLPLFSLSVSSPESFETLRSYVDNPVCKLILLVLIWGYLHHFCAGIRYLTLDLHLGNDKESAKKSAGLVFGVSLALTVVFGLKLFGVW; this is encoded by the coding sequence ATGTCTGATACCGCACCCAAGCAGCGTCCGCAGTATCGCAATGTCAGCTTGCCGCAGATATTGAGCTACCGCATGCCCCTGGCTGCAAAATCGTCGATTTTGCATCGTGTCAGTGGTGCATTGCTGTTTCTTTGCCTGCCGCTCGTTTTATTGCCACTGTTCTCTTTGAGCGTCAGCTCTCCAGAGTCTTTCGAGACCTTGCGCAGCTACGTCGACAACCCTGTCTGTAAGCTGATTCTTCTGGTCCTCATCTGGGGTTACCTGCACCACTTCTGTGCCGGTATCCGCTATCTGACCTTGGACCTGCACCTGGGTAACGACAAAGAGTCCGCCAAGAAATCGGCCGGTCTGGTGTTCGGGGTTAGCTTGGCGCTGACCGTTGTGTTTGGTTTGAAACTGTTTGGGGTGTGGTAA
- a CDS encoding GntR family transcriptional regulator: MSDNVPPLRAQEIEKSAPSAAYSPLYQQIKALLLQGLDRGEWKPGEAIPSELELAARFQVSQGTVRKAIDELAADNLLIRRQGKGTFVATHHEARVRFRFLRLAPDDGKPVASQSRILDVRRMKAPTDVAVLLDLRTSDMVVNLRRVLSFDQAPTIFDDIWLPGSVFKGLTLEAVEQNRGPMYAWFESKFGVSMVRADEKIGAVSATAEAASVLQVAVGSPLLHVERVSYTYGDRPMELRRGLYLTERFHYRNTLS, encoded by the coding sequence ATGTCTGATAACGTGCCGCCGCTACGCGCCCAGGAAATCGAAAAATCCGCTCCTAGCGCGGCCTATAGCCCTCTGTACCAACAGATCAAGGCTTTGTTGCTGCAGGGGCTGGATCGTGGCGAATGGAAGCCCGGCGAGGCCATCCCCAGCGAGCTGGAGCTGGCCGCCCGTTTTCAGGTCAGCCAAGGGACGGTACGCAAGGCCATTGACGAATTGGCGGCTGACAATCTCCTGATTCGTCGCCAGGGCAAGGGTACTTTTGTGGCCACCCATCACGAGGCCCGCGTGCGCTTTCGCTTTTTGCGCCTGGCCCCGGACGATGGCAAACCCGTTGCTTCCCAAAGCCGTATTCTGGATGTCCGCCGCATGAAAGCGCCCACGGATGTGGCTGTGCTGCTGGATTTGCGCACCTCCGATATGGTGGTGAACCTGCGTCGTGTCCTGTCCTTTGATCAGGCCCCGACTATTTTTGACGATATCTGGCTTCCCGGCTCTGTCTTTAAGGGGCTGACCCTGGAAGCTGTTGAGCAGAACAGGGGCCCGATGTATGCCTGGTTCGAGAGCAAGTTTGGCGTGAGCATGGTGCGCGCCGATGAAAAGATTGGTGCTGTCAGTGCGACCGCAGAGGCCGCCTCGGTCCTGCAGGTCGCTGTCGGCTCGCCGCTCCTGCACGTGGAACGCGTGTCCTATACCTATGGTGATCGACCGATGGAATTGCGCCGGGGTTTGTACCTGACCGAACGCTTTCATTACCGAAACACGCTTAGCTAG